In Streptomyces sp. NBC_00483, a single window of DNA contains:
- a CDS encoding IclR family transcriptional regulator, with product MTAETSQTLDRGLRVLKLLADTDHGLTVTELSNKLGVNRTVVYRLLATLEQHALVRRDLGGRARVGLGVLRLGRQVHPLVREAALPALRSLAEDIGATAHLTLVDGTEALAVAVVEPTWTDYHVAYRTGFRHPLDRGAAGRAILGARQGVLPESGYTLTHGELEAGASGAAAPLLGVTGLEGSVGVVMLSDSVPERVGPRVLDAAREVSDALR from the coding sequence GTGACCGCGGAGACCTCCCAGACGCTCGACCGGGGACTGCGCGTCCTCAAACTGCTCGCAGACACCGACCACGGCCTGACCGTCACCGAGCTCTCCAACAAGCTCGGGGTCAACCGCACGGTCGTCTACCGCCTGCTCGCCACCCTCGAACAGCACGCCCTCGTCCGTCGCGACCTGGGTGGCCGCGCCCGCGTCGGACTCGGCGTCCTGCGCCTCGGCCGCCAGGTCCACCCCTTGGTACGCGAGGCGGCGCTGCCCGCCCTGCGCTCCCTCGCCGAGGACATCGGGGCGACGGCCCACCTCACCCTGGTGGACGGTACGGAGGCCCTCGCCGTGGCCGTCGTCGAGCCGACCTGGACCGACTACCACGTGGCGTACCGCACGGGCTTCCGCCACCCGCTCGACCGGGGCGCCGCGGGCCGCGCCATCCTCGGCGCCCGCCAGGGCGTGCTCCCCGAGTCCGGCTACACGCTCACCCACGGCGAACTGGAGGCGGGCGCCAGCGGCGCGGCCGCGCCACTGCTGGGCGTGACCGGCCTGGAGGGCAGCGTGGGCGTGGTCATGCTCTCGGACTCCGTCCCGGAACGGGTGGGCCCCAGGGTCCTGGACGCGGCCCGCGAAGTGTCGGACGCGCTCCGGTAA
- a CDS encoding 2Fe-2S iron-sulfur cluster-binding protein: MTNEYPGPDGWEPVPQGEYDSDATAFVQLPPEGFPDAAPLEAPGHGYVPPPITVSPATGAAATDPAATGVWVLPQDLVGPGSAGGGAESVAAEPVEQAPHHGQTGQWSIPLAGGELPDESGEFTASTMAQQWGGHMPPATLPGGASAPWAAQPEAPAVPGAAAAVPGVEAGPSLVPPERPTGPASRGSAPDPAPQSPAGLELPDSASQASAGLDVPSADAPDPAAQSPVELDVPAAPDGHEAVAPEAPEVEVDAVPEAPEVDGATEAPEVEVGADPEVPDDEASARPMLHDDHPLASYVLRVNGADRPVTDAWIGESLLYVLRERLGLAGAKDGCSQGECGACNVQVDGRLVASCLVPAATTAGSEVRTVEGLATDGRPSDVQRALAACGSVQCGFCVPGMAMTAHDLLEGNPNPTALETRQALCGNLCRCSGYRGVVDAVRQVADERRAAANAASEAPSAEGGAEEPLIPRQAGPLAAEDIQVDAKPQSGQARQGFQSPQGFQNPVDLPRPQGFQHPADVPRPQDFQNPQNPQDFPDGGQA; encoded by the coding sequence GTGACGAACGAGTACCCCGGACCCGACGGCTGGGAGCCGGTACCCCAGGGTGAGTACGACTCCGACGCCACGGCCTTTGTGCAGCTGCCCCCCGAGGGCTTCCCGGACGCGGCGCCGCTGGAGGCGCCGGGTCACGGCTATGTGCCGCCGCCGATAACGGTGAGCCCGGCCACGGGTGCGGCCGCGACCGATCCCGCGGCGACCGGTGTGTGGGTGCTGCCGCAGGATCTGGTCGGGCCGGGTTCCGCTGGCGGTGGGGCGGAGTCCGTCGCGGCCGAGCCCGTGGAGCAGGCGCCTCATCACGGACAGACCGGGCAGTGGTCGATTCCGCTGGCCGGGGGGGAACTCCCGGACGAATCGGGTGAGTTCACCGCCTCCACGATGGCTCAGCAGTGGGGTGGGCACATGCCGCCCGCGACGTTGCCGGGTGGTGCGTCTGCGCCGTGGGCAGCGCAGCCGGAGGCCCCGGCGGTACCGGGTGCTGCCGCGGCGGTACCGGGTGTTGAGGCGGGGCCTTCGCTCGTCCCCCCGGAGCGGCCGACCGGGCCTGCGTCGCGGGGCTCTGCCCCGGACCCCGCGCCTCAATCGCCGGCGGGGCTTGAATTGCCGGACTCTGCTTCTCAGGCGTCGGCAGGGCTTGATGTGCCGAGCGCTGATGCGCCGGACCCTGCGGCTCAATCGCCGGTAGAGCTGGATGTGCCGGCGGCCCCTGATGGCCACGAGGCCGTCGCCCCGGAGGCTCCCGAGGTCGAGGTCGACGCCGTCCCGGAGGCTCCCGAGGTCGACGGCGCCACGGAGGCTCCCGAGGTTGAGGTCGGTGCCGACCCGGAGGTGCCGGACGACGAGGCTTCCGCTCGGCCCATGCTTCACGACGACCACCCCCTCGCCAGCTACGTCCTGCGGGTCAACGGTGCGGACCGGCCCGTCACGGACGCGTGGATCGGGGAGTCGCTGCTGTACGTGCTGCGGGAGCGGCTCGGGCTCGCGGGGGCCAAGGACGGCTGCTCGCAGGGCGAGTGCGGCGCGTGCAACGTGCAGGTGGACGGCCGCCTCGTGGCCTCCTGCCTGGTGCCTGCGGCGACCACCGCGGGCAGTGAGGTCCGTACGGTCGAGGGTCTCGCCACCGACGGTCGGCCCTCGGACGTGCAGCGGGCGCTGGCCGCGTGCGGTTCGGTGCAGTGCGGCTTCTGTGTCCCCGGCATGGCGATGACGGCGCACGACCTCCTGGAGGGCAACCCGAACCCGACCGCCCTGGAGACCCGCCAGGCGCTGTGCGGCAACCTGTGCCGCTGCTCCGGCTACCGGGGCGTCGTGGACGCGGTGCGCCAAGTGGCCGATGAGCGCCGGGCGGCGGCCAACGCCGCGAGCGAGGCCCCGTCGGCCGAGGGCGGCGCGGAAGAGCCGCTGATCCCGCGCCAGGCGGGCCCGTTGGCGGCCGAGGACATCCAGGTCGACGCGAAGCCGCAGAGCGGCCAGGCCAGGCAGGGCTTCCAAAGCCCTCAGGGCTTCCAGAACCCGGTGGACCTCCCGCGTCCCCAGGGCTTTCAGCACCCGGCGGACGTCCCGCGTCCCCAGGACTTCCAGAACCCCCAGAACCCGCAGGACTTCCCGGACGGAGGCCAGGCATGA
- a CDS encoding xanthine dehydrogenase family protein molybdopterin-binding subunit, with amino-acid sequence MTNETATTSTAPAAPEAESFPHGLGMSLPSAEAHAKAEGTFPYAADLWAEGLLWASILRSPHAHARVVSIDTSHAREMPGVLAVVTHEDVPGGPLAGHRASDRPMFASEVVRHHGEALAAVAADHPDTARMAAAAIIVEYEVLDPVTDPEQSFGAEPLHPDGNLIRHIPLQHGDPEAAGEVIVEGLYRIGRQDPAPIGAEAGLAVPRPDGGVELYIASTDPHGDRDLAAARYGLERERVKVVVTGVPGATADREDPSFHLPLGLLALHTGCPVKLAASREESFLGHPHRHPTLLRYRHHADADGRLVKVEAQILLDAGAYADTSSDALAAAVSFACGPYVVPHASIEGWAVRTNNPPSGHVRGEGALQVCAAYEAQMDKLAKKLGVDPAELRLRNVLATGDILPTGQTVTCPAPVAELLSSVRDFPLPPLPKDSPEEDWLLPGGPEGVGEPAAIRRGVGYGIGMVHMLGAEGTDEVSTATVKVQGGVATVICAAVETGQGFATLARQIVQETLGVEEVHVAPVDTDQPPAGPGCRGRHTWVSGGAVERAAKMVRTQLLQPLAHKFGMSTELLQIADGKITSYDGVLSTTVEEAMDGKELWATAQCRPHPTEPLDASGQGDAFVGMAFCAIRAVVDVDVELGSVRVVELAVAQDVGRILNPAQLAARIEAGVTQGVGAALTENLRTPKGIVRRPDLTGYALPTSLDAPEIHIVNLVEERDVIAPFGAKSASAAPVVASPAAIASAVRAATGRPVNRLPIRPQAAVVTDAPAPGTVVADATG; translated from the coding sequence ATGACGAACGAGACGGCCACGACCTCCACGGCCCCCGCCGCTCCGGAAGCGGAGAGCTTCCCGCACGGCCTCGGCATGTCGCTCCCCTCGGCGGAGGCGCACGCCAAGGCGGAGGGCACGTTCCCGTACGCCGCCGATCTGTGGGCCGAGGGCCTGCTCTGGGCGTCGATCCTGCGCTCCCCGCACGCGCACGCGCGCGTGGTGAGCATCGACACCAGCCACGCGCGCGAGATGCCCGGCGTCCTCGCGGTCGTCACGCACGAGGACGTCCCCGGCGGCCCGTTGGCGGGACACCGCGCGTCGGACCGCCCGATGTTCGCCTCCGAAGTGGTGCGTCACCACGGAGAGGCCCTCGCGGCCGTGGCGGCCGACCACCCGGACACGGCGCGCATGGCGGCGGCCGCGATCATCGTCGAGTACGAGGTCCTCGACCCGGTCACGGACCCCGAGCAGTCCTTCGGCGCTGAGCCCCTGCACCCCGACGGCAACCTGATCCGCCACATCCCGCTCCAGCACGGCGACCCCGAGGCGGCGGGCGAGGTCATCGTCGAGGGCCTCTACCGCATCGGCCGCCAGGACCCGGCGCCGATCGGCGCCGAGGCGGGCCTCGCGGTGCCCCGCCCCGACGGCGGCGTCGAGCTGTACATCGCCTCCACCGACCCGCACGGCGACCGTGATCTGGCCGCCGCCCGCTACGGCCTGGAGCGCGAGCGCGTGAAGGTCGTCGTCACCGGCGTGCCCGGCGCGACGGCCGACCGGGAGGACCCGAGCTTCCACCTCCCGCTGGGCCTGCTCGCCCTGCACACCGGCTGCCCGGTCAAGCTGGCGGCGTCCCGCGAGGAGTCCTTCCTCGGCCACCCGCACCGGCACCCCACCCTCCTGCGCTACCGCCACCACGCTGACGCGGACGGCCGGTTGGTCAAGGTGGAGGCCCAGATCCTGCTGGACGCGGGCGCGTACGCGGACACGTCGTCCGACGCGCTCGCCGCGGCGGTCTCCTTCGCCTGCGGCCCCTATGTAGTGCCGCACGCCTCCATCGAGGGCTGGGCGGTACGGACGAACAACCCGCCCTCGGGACACGTACGGGGAGAGGGCGCGCTGCAGGTCTGCGCCGCGTACGAGGCGCAGATGGACAAGCTCGCGAAGAAGCTGGGCGTCGACCCGGCCGAACTGCGCCTGCGCAATGTCCTGGCGACCGGCGACATCCTGCCGACGGGGCAGACGGTGACGTGCCCGGCGCCCGTGGCCGAACTGCTGTCCTCCGTAAGGGACTTCCCGCTGCCGCCGCTGCCCAAGGACTCGCCGGAGGAGGACTGGCTCCTTCCTGGCGGGCCCGAGGGCGTCGGTGAACCGGCCGCGATCCGCCGCGGCGTCGGCTACGGCATCGGCATGGTGCACATGCTGGGCGCGGAGGGCACGGACGAGGTCTCCACGGCCACGGTGAAGGTCCAGGGCGGCGTCGCGACGGTCATCTGCGCCGCCGTGGAGACGGGCCAGGGCTTCGCCACGCTCGCCCGCCAGATCGTCCAGGAGACGCTCGGCGTCGAGGAAGTCCACGTGGCGCCGGTCGACACGGACCAGCCGCCCGCGGGCCCCGGCTGCCGGGGCCGGCACACATGGGTGTCGGGCGGAGCGGTCGAGCGGGCGGCCAAGATGGTCCGCACCCAGCTTCTCCAGCCCCTGGCGCACAAGTTCGGCATGTCCACGGAGCTGCTGCAGATCGCGGACGGCAAGATCACGTCCTACGACGGCGTGCTCTCGACGACCGTCGAAGAGGCCATGGACGGCAAGGAGTTGTGGGCCACGGCGCAGTGCCGCCCGCACCCCACGGAGCCGCTCGACGCCTCGGGCCAGGGCGACGCCTTCGTCGGCATGGCCTTCTGCGCGATCCGCGCGGTGGTGGACGTGGACGTGGAGCTCGGCTCGGTGCGCGTGGTCGAACTCGCGGTCGCCCAGGACGTCGGCCGCATCCTCAACCCCGCCCAACTCGCGGCCCGTATCGAGGCGGGCGTCACCCAGGGCGTGGGCGCGGCCCTCACGGAGAACCTCCGCACCCCGAAGGGCATCGTCCGCCGCCCCGACCTGACCGGCTACGCGCTGCCCACCTCGCTCGACGCCCCCGAGATCCACATCGTCAACCTGGTCGAGGAGCGCGACGTGATCGCCCCCTTCGGCGCGAAGTCCGCGAGCGCGGCCCCCGTGGTCGCGTCCCCGGCGGCGATCGCCTCGGCGGTCCGCGCGGCGACCGGCCGCCCGGTCAACCGGCTGCCGATCAGGCCGCAGGCGGCGGTGGTCACGGACGCGCCGGCTCCGGGAACGGTCGTGGCGGACGCGACCGGCTGA
- a CDS encoding DEAD/DEAH box helicase → MTTTSTTPSASSAHLSPAFPGRAPWGTANKLRAWQQGAMDRYIQEQPRDFLAVATPGAGKTTFALTLASWMLHHHVVQQVTVVAPTEHLKKQWAEAAARIGIKLDPEYSAGPLSKEYQGVAVTYAGVGVRPMLHRNRSEQRKTLVILDEIHHAGDSKSWGEACLEAFEPATRRLALTGTPFRSDTNPIPFVQYEEGRDGIRRSSADYTYGYGQALADNVVRPVIFLSYSGNMRWRTKAGDEIAARLGEPMTKDAISQAWRTALDPRGEWMPSVLRAADARLTEVRKGIPDAGGLVIASDQESARAYAKLIREITGSKATVVLSDDTGASNRIDDFAASDDRWMVAVRMVSEGVDVPRLAVGVYATTISTPLFFAQAVGRFVRSRRRGETASVFLPTVPDLLGFANEMEVERDHVLDKPKKDEEEDPYAESEKEMDEANKEQDEDTGEQEQFSFEALESEATFDRVMYNGAEFGMQAHPGSEEEQDYLGIPGLLEPDQVQMLLQKRQARQISHSKKKPDSEADLLELPADRRPVVSHKELMELRKKLNTIVGAYVHQSGKPHGVVHTELRRVCGGPPSAEATGGQLRQRIAKVQEWATRMK, encoded by the coding sequence GTGACTACTACATCCACCACTCCTTCTGCCTCGTCCGCCCACCTGTCACCCGCCTTCCCCGGCCGCGCCCCCTGGGGCACGGCCAACAAGCTGCGTGCCTGGCAGCAGGGTGCGATGGACAGGTACATCCAGGAGCAGCCGCGCGACTTCCTGGCGGTCGCGACCCCGGGCGCCGGGAAGACCACGTTCGCGCTCACCCTCGCGTCCTGGATGCTGCACCACCACGTCGTGCAGCAGGTGACCGTGGTCGCGCCGACCGAGCACCTGAAGAAGCAGTGGGCCGAAGCGGCCGCCCGGATAGGGATCAAGCTGGACCCCGAGTACAGCGCGGGTCCGCTCAGCAAGGAGTACCAGGGCGTCGCCGTCACGTACGCGGGTGTGGGCGTGCGGCCGATGCTGCACCGCAACCGCAGCGAGCAGCGCAAGACGCTCGTCATCCTCGACGAGATCCACCACGCCGGTGACTCGAAGTCGTGGGGCGAGGCCTGCCTGGAAGCCTTCGAACCGGCCACCCGCCGCCTCGCGCTGACCGGTACGCCGTTCCGCTCCGACACCAACCCGATCCCCTTCGTCCAGTACGAGGAGGGCAGGGACGGCATCCGGCGCTCGTCCGCCGACTACACGTACGGCTACGGCCAGGCGCTCGCCGACAACGTCGTGCGGCCGGTCATCTTCCTCTCGTACAGCGGCAACATGCGCTGGCGCACGAAGGCCGGTGACGAGATCGCGGCCCGGCTCGGCGAGCCGATGACCAAGGACGCCATCAGCCAGGCCTGGCGCACCGCCCTCGACCCGCGCGGCGAGTGGATGCCGAGCGTGCTGCGCGCCGCCGACGCCCGCCTCACCGAGGTCAGGAAGGGCATCCCGGACGCGGGCGGCCTCGTCATCGCCTCCGACCAGGAATCGGCCCGCGCGTACGCGAAGCTGATCCGCGAGATCACGGGCAGCAAGGCCACCGTCGTGCTCTCCGACGACACCGGAGCCTCGAACCGGATCGACGACTTCGCGGCGAGCGACGACCGGTGGATGGTCGCCGTCCGCATGGTGTCCGAGGGCGTCGACGTGCCGCGCCTCGCGGTCGGCGTCTACGCCACGACCATCTCGACCCCGCTCTTCTTCGCGCAGGCCGTGGGCCGCTTCGTACGGTCCCGCAGGCGCGGCGAGACGGCCTCCGTCTTCCTGCCCACCGTCCCCGACCTGCTCGGCTTCGCCAACGAGATGGAGGTCGAGCGCGACCACGTCCTCGACAAGCCGAAGAAGGACGAGGAGGAGGACCCCTACGCCGAGTCCGAGAAGGAGATGGACGAGGCGAACAAGGAGCAGGACGAGGACACCGGCGAGCAGGAGCAGTTCTCCTTCGAGGCCCTCGAGTCCGAGGCCACCTTCGACCGGGTCATGTACAACGGCGCCGAGTTCGGCATGCAGGCGCACCCCGGCAGCGAGGAGGAGCAGGACTACCTCGGCATCCCGGGCCTCCTCGAACCCGACCAGGTGCAGATGCTCCTCCAGAAGCGCCAGGCCCGCCAGATCTCGCACAGCAAGAAGAAGCCGGACAGCGAGGCCGACCTCCTGGAGCTGCCGGCCGACCGCCGCCCCGTCGTCTCCCACAAGGAGCTGATGGAGCTGCGCAAGAAGCTCAACACCATCGTCGGCGCGTACGTGCATCAGAGCGGGAAGCCGCACGGTGTCGTCCACACCGAGCTGCGCCGCGTGTGCGGCGGGCCGCCGAGCGCGGAGGCGACCGGCGGACAGCTGCGCCAGCGCATCGCCAAGGTGCAGGAATGGGCCACCCGCATGAAGTGA
- a CDS encoding FAD binding domain-containing protein: MTTHAPQATTQAAVLPGSLDEAVAALAAMPAAVPVAGGTDLMAQVNAGGLRPAALVGLGRISEIRGWQYQDGNALLGAGLTHARIGRPDFAALIPGLAAAARAAGPPQIRNAATLGGNIASGAPAGDTLPVLAALEATLIIAGPGGARREVPVSHLLAGMEMLAPGELIGFVRVPLLHAPQVFLKATGRTGPGRAMASVALVLDPARRGVRCAVGAIAPMPLRPLEAEQWVASLIDWDGNRGALVPEAVHAFGEYVAAACVPDPDPAPDGTQQQLPPAVLHLRRTVAVLARRALGRALS, encoded by the coding sequence TTGACCACGCACGCACCGCAGGCGACGACACAAGCCGCGGTACTTCCGGGTTCGCTGGACGAGGCCGTCGCGGCGCTCGCCGCCATGCCCGCCGCCGTACCGGTGGCCGGGGGCACGGACCTCATGGCCCAGGTCAACGCGGGGGGGCTGCGCCCTGCCGCCCTCGTCGGGCTCGGCCGGATCAGCGAGATCCGTGGCTGGCAGTACCAGGACGGCAACGCGCTGCTCGGCGCGGGCCTCACCCACGCGCGCATCGGCCGCCCCGACTTCGCCGCGCTCATCCCCGGTCTCGCCGCCGCCGCGCGCGCCGCGGGCCCGCCCCAGATCCGCAACGCTGCCACGCTCGGTGGCAACATCGCCTCCGGCGCCCCCGCGGGCGACACGCTGCCCGTACTGGCCGCGCTGGAAGCCACGTTGATCATCGCGGGGCCGGGCGGCGCGAGACGCGAAGTGCCGGTCTCGCACCTGCTGGCCGGCATGGAGATGCTCGCTCCGGGCGAGTTGATCGGATTTGTACGGGTCCCGTTGCTGCACGCGCCGCAGGTCTTCCTGAAGGCGACCGGGCGCACAGGGCCCGGCCGCGCCATGGCCTCCGTCGCGCTCGTCCTCGACCCGGCGCGGCGCGGGGTGCGCTGCGCCGTCGGGGCCATCGCGCCGATGCCGCTGCGGCCCCTCGAGGCCGAGCAGTGGGTGGCCTCGCTCATCGACTGGGACGGCAATCGCGGCGCCCTCGTGCCGGAGGCCGTGCACGCCTTCGGCGAATACGTCGCCGCGGCCTGCGTCCCCGACCCGGACCCCGCGCCGGACGGCACGCAGCAGCAGTTGCCGCCCGCCGTACTGCATCTGCGGCGCACCGTCGCCGTGCTGGCCCGACGTGCACTTGGGAGGGCGCTGTCGTGA
- a CDS encoding MFS transporter — MAALEDVTDDAPARTVPSETEGVLGRTYRALSIGIVTVVLLIAFEATAVGTAMPVAARELDGVSLYAFAFSGFFTTSLFGMVLAGQWADRSGPLGPVTAGIGSFAAGLLLAGTAGSMWMFIAGRAVQGLGGGLVIVGLYVVVSRAYPERLRPAIMAAFAASWVVPSIVGPLAAGAVTEHIGWRWVFLGIPVLVVLPLALALPEVRRRAGGPPEGTAPARFDRRRIRLALGISLGAGLLQYAAQDLRPLSLLPAAVGVALLVSSVLGLLPRGTYRAARGLPSVVLLRGIAAGSFIAAESFVPLMLVTQRGLSPTLAGFSLAAGGGTWAFGSWLQSRPRVEPYRERLVAGGMVLVAAAVAVAPSVLIPAVPVWTVAVAWAFGCLGMGLVISSTSVLLLQLSAPEEAGTNSAALQISDGLSNALLLAAGGAAFAALGGGAVGAAEHGVAQGAGGSHPAAFVAVFLPMAAVALVGVWVASRLRAHR, encoded by the coding sequence ATGGCCGCCCTCGAAGACGTCACTGACGACGCCCCCGCCCGCACCGTCCCCTCAGAGACCGAAGGTGTCCTCGGCCGCACCTATCGCGCGCTCAGCATCGGCATCGTCACCGTCGTGCTGCTCATCGCCTTCGAGGCGACCGCCGTGGGGACGGCAATGCCCGTCGCGGCAAGGGAGTTGGACGGGGTGTCGCTGTACGCGTTCGCGTTCTCCGGCTTCTTCACGACCAGCCTGTTCGGAATGGTGCTCGCCGGGCAGTGGGCCGACCGGAGCGGGCCGCTGGGCCCCGTCACGGCCGGGATCGGGTCCTTCGCCGCGGGGCTGCTGCTCGCCGGGACCGCGGGCAGTATGTGGATGTTCATCGCTGGGCGGGCCGTGCAGGGGCTCGGCGGCGGGCTCGTGATCGTCGGGCTGTACGTCGTCGTCAGCCGCGCCTACCCGGAGCGGCTGCGGCCCGCGATCATGGCGGCGTTCGCGGCGAGCTGGGTCGTGCCGTCGATCGTCGGGCCGCTGGCGGCCGGGGCCGTGACCGAGCACATCGGCTGGCGGTGGGTGTTCCTCGGCATCCCCGTGCTCGTCGTGCTGCCGCTCGCGCTTGCGCTTCCCGAGGTGCGGCGGCGGGCCGGCGGGCCGCCCGAGGGGACGGCGCCCGCGCGCTTCGACCGGCGGCGCATCCGCCTCGCCCTCGGGATCTCCCTCGGCGCGGGCCTCCTCCAGTACGCCGCCCAGGACCTGCGGCCGCTGTCCCTGCTGCCCGCAGCCGTCGGCGTCGCCCTCCTCGTGTCGTCCGTGCTCGGCCTTCTGCCGCGCGGCACGTACCGGGCCGCGCGCGGGCTTCCGTCCGTGGTGCTGCTGCGCGGGATCGCGGCGGGGTCGTTCATCGCGGCCGAGTCGTTCGTGCCGCTGATGCTGGTGACGCAGCGGGGCCTCAGTCCCACCCTCGCCGGGTTCTCGCTCGCCGCGGGCGGCGGCACCTGGGCGTTCGGCTCGTGGCTGCAGTCCCGGCCGCGGGTCGAGCCGTACCGGGAGCGGCTCGTCGCCGGGGGCATGGTGCTGGTCGCCGCGGCCGTGGCCGTCGCGCCGAGCGTGCTGATCCCGGCCGTGCCCGTGTGGACGGTGGCCGTCGCCTGGGCCTTCGGCTGCCTGGGGATGGGGCTCGTGATCTCGTCCACGTCCGTGTTGCTGCTTCAGCTGTCCGCGCCCGAGGAGGCCGGGACGAACTCCGCCGCGCTGCAGATCTCCGACGGCCTCTCCAACGCGCTGCTGCTCGCCGCGGGCGGCGCCGCCTTCGCCGCGCTCGGCGGGGGAGCGGTGGGGGCCGCGGAGCACGGTGTCGCACAGGGGGCCGGGGGCTCGCATCCGGCCGCGTTCGTCGCCGTGTTCCTGCCGATGGCGGCCGTCGCGCTCGTGGGCGTATGGGTGGCCTCCCGGCTGCGTGCGCACCGGTGA
- a CDS encoding S16 family serine protease, with protein sequence MLNRLSRPVAIAACAAPVVALLAVAGFAPLPFSVAQPGPTTNVLGKSDGKPVIDISGAPTRPTDGKLRAVTIVATGPDASVHLSDVLDGWFAENRAVMPRDAVYPSGDSTKEVEQHNQQEMKGSQDAATEAALSYLGKSSKDIKVDLQLGDVGGPSAGLLFSLGIIDMLDGDGSGGDLTGGKSIAGTGTIDAKGKVGPVGGVSLKVQAADRDGATVFLVPKAECSDAKASAPDSMKLISVSTLKGTMTALTNMEKGSGTVPEC encoded by the coding sequence GTGCTCAATCGCCTCAGCCGCCCCGTTGCCATCGCCGCCTGCGCGGCTCCGGTCGTCGCCCTCCTCGCGGTAGCGGGTTTCGCCCCGCTGCCGTTCTCCGTCGCGCAGCCCGGGCCCACGACGAACGTGCTCGGGAAGTCGGACGGCAAACCCGTCATCGACATCAGCGGCGCCCCCACCCGCCCCACGGACGGCAAGCTGCGCGCGGTGACCATCGTGGCGACGGGCCCCGACGCCTCCGTGCACCTCAGCGACGTACTCGACGGCTGGTTCGCCGAGAACCGCGCGGTCATGCCGCGCGACGCGGTGTACCCGTCGGGCGACTCGACGAAGGAGGTCGAGCAGCACAACCAGCAGGAGATGAAGGGCTCGCAGGACGCCGCCACCGAGGCCGCCCTGTCCTATCTCGGCAAGTCCTCGAAGGACATCAAGGTCGACCTCCAGCTCGGCGACGTCGGCGGCCCGAGCGCAGGACTGCTCTTCTCCCTCGGCATCATCGACATGCTGGACGGCGACGGCAGCGGCGGCGACCTCACCGGCGGGAAGTCCATCGCAGGCACCGGCACCATCGACGCCAAGGGCAAGGTCGGCCCGGTCGGCGGCGTCTCGCTGAAGGTGCAGGCCGCCGACCGCGACGGCGCCACGGTCTTCCTCGTACCGAAGGCGGAGTGCTCGGACGCGAAGGCCTCCGCACCGGATTCGATGAAGCTGATCTCGGTGAGCACGCTCAAGGGCACGATGACCGCGCTGACGAACATGGAGAAGGGCTCGGGCACGGTCCCGGAGTGCTGA